One Glycocaulis abyssi DNA window includes the following coding sequences:
- the mobQ gene encoding MobQ family relaxase, which yields MAIYSFRVSVIKRSAGRSSVAAAAYRAGEALNDERTGTTHDYSRKGGVLHSEIIAPEHAPDWCRDREELWNAVEARETRVNSQTAREITMALPHELTDSQREQLVREFLEKECVSRGMVADFAIHLPDRDGDQRNHHAHAMLTLREVGSEGFTRKAREWNDRSLLDHWRSSWADHCNAALDRAGRPERVDHRTLEAQGQDREPTQHEGPDVTSMIREGVVLDAANANEEKRRRNAERSQLEERRAELDVLIERPELIKSLGEAKPDKAALKQAMKALKRADQSHGELNAIRHEIAKERRTIYAHDKRSQHLDRLDMAVEGGFASVFKNPEQAKALFKKRCAEGKKSPAQIAREMMRKPAHFGALRGRRIAILWKSAERKEALLSLPILAEKARKGEYLRRKLARQKPKVEQAKQRLRQLAERRTDLEKTPSPERLIAQRQLQQAARGLSNDDWNALSWDEKKTIADARRLMRDEQTRHFADRQIALMRQQSLERDQQRQQSLKEEREREREREIERQNERNRGNPGR from the coding sequence GTGGCGATATATTCTTTTCGGGTATCGGTCATAAAACGCTCGGCAGGGCGCAGCTCTGTCGCGGCGGCTGCCTATCGCGCCGGCGAGGCGCTCAATGATGAGCGCACCGGCACGACGCATGACTATTCCCGAAAAGGCGGGGTGCTCCATAGTGAGATCATCGCCCCCGAACACGCCCCTGACTGGTGCCGCGACCGCGAAGAATTGTGGAACGCGGTCGAGGCCCGTGAGACGCGGGTGAACTCGCAGACAGCGCGCGAGATCACCATGGCGTTGCCGCACGAGCTGACCGATAGCCAGCGCGAACAGCTCGTGCGGGAATTCCTCGAAAAGGAATGCGTCTCACGCGGCATGGTGGCCGATTTTGCAATCCATCTGCCTGATCGCGATGGCGACCAGCGCAACCACCATGCCCATGCCATGCTGACCTTACGTGAGGTCGGTTCCGAAGGCTTTACCCGTAAAGCCCGTGAATGGAATGATCGGAGCCTTCTCGACCACTGGCGGTCATCATGGGCGGATCATTGTAACGCCGCCCTTGATCGGGCTGGCCGTCCTGAGCGCGTCGATCACCGGACACTGGAAGCTCAGGGTCAGGATCGGGAGCCTACCCAGCATGAAGGCCCCGACGTCACCTCAATGATCCGAGAAGGCGTTGTCCTGGACGCAGCCAATGCCAACGAAGAAAAGCGGCGGCGCAACGCCGAGCGAAGCCAGCTCGAAGAAAGGCGCGCAGAGCTGGACGTTCTGATCGAACGTCCCGAGCTGATCAAATCCCTCGGCGAGGCCAAGCCGGATAAAGCCGCCCTCAAACAGGCGATGAAAGCTCTCAAGCGTGCCGATCAAAGCCATGGCGAGTTGAACGCCATTCGTCATGAGATCGCCAAGGAACGCCGGACGATCTACGCCCATGACAAGCGCTCCCAACATCTCGACAGGCTCGATATGGCCGTCGAAGGCGGGTTCGCCAGCGTGTTCAAAAACCCCGAACAGGCCAAGGCGCTGTTCAAGAAGCGCTGTGCCGAGGGCAAGAAATCCCCCGCGCAGATCGCGCGCGAGATGATGCGCAAGCCTGCCCATTTTGGCGCGTTACGAGGACGGCGTATCGCCATTTTGTGGAAGAGCGCCGAGCGCAAAGAGGCGTTGCTCTCTCTGCCCATTCTCGCGGAGAAAGCCCGCAAGGGCGAATATCTGCGCCGCAAGCTGGCGCGGCAAAAGCCGAAGGTCGAACAAGCCAAGCAGCGACTGCGCCAACTCGCCGAGCGGCGCACCGATCTGGAAAAAACACCCAGCCCCGAACGGCTGATCGCCCAGCGCCAGCTTCAGCAGGCTGCGCGCGGCCTGTCCAATGACGATTGGAACGCTCTGTCATGGGATGAGAAAAAGACCATCGCCGATGCGCGCCGCCTCATGCGCGACGAACAAACCCGTCATTTTGCCGACCGGCAAATCGCCCTGATGCGCCAGCAATCCCTTGAGCGTGACCAGCAGCGCCAACAGAGCCTTAAAGAAGAGCGCGAGCGCGAACGCGAGCGTGAGATCGAACGCCAGAATGAGCGCAATCGTGGCAACCCTGGCCGCTAG
- a CDS encoding DEAD/DEAH box helicase family protein: MEDFYFPTLSVATKYDRAVGFFSASTISYAAQALSVFVKRGGQIRLILGAFSERGDLEAVKQGYREKEIADKIGTELLSTISNVSDELFQNRFETLSWLVAHGRLDVKIALRERGMYHDKVGIITDEVGDQVVFAGSANESTHALLPTHNYELINVFRTWVPEHAEFYDPHIESFERLWKDESQGTAVIDMPTAVRDKLISVARSLEYTPDPEIEAAIAARVLSRTGSVVSSTSGKPREPATINGQPFKMRDHQIAALAAWKAKGDFQGTFDLATGAGKTITAIHAIVKLSEAIDGLACVIAAPYQNLADQWVDILSNFNIYPVKCYVSRAQWEDRLRNMVHELTMGSRKFGAIVVVNRTLKSPEFQECLSKISGNRLLWIGDECHHHTSKAYEGFLPTHARYRIGLSATPEHYLDEERNERLNEFYGNIVSSYTLKQAIMDKVLTPYVYYPHIVEFTEAEADEFVDLSEQIGRIMARQNGKASEMSPQLTGLLMRRARLVGSAANKLPTLQAVLTGGKPTQHTLFYCGDGTVESDEEQTGAVDSVNEGRRQVEAVSALLHGMSWDVSRFTSRESRKDRDNILENFRLGIIDAMVAIRCLDEGIDVPACSTAYILASSRDPRQFVQRDPAP, translated from the coding sequence TTGGAAGATTTTTACTTCCCGACTCTCTCAGTTGCGACAAAATATGACCGGGCTGTCGGATTCTTCTCCGCATCGACGATCAGCTATGCTGCACAGGCGCTCTCGGTGTTCGTCAAGCGTGGCGGACAAATCAGACTGATCTTGGGCGCATTCTCAGAACGCGGTGATCTTGAAGCCGTGAAGCAAGGTTATCGGGAGAAGGAAATCGCCGACAAAATCGGCACCGAGCTGCTGTCGACGATCTCGAACGTAAGCGACGAGCTATTTCAGAACCGCTTCGAAACCCTGTCCTGGCTTGTTGCCCATGGCCGACTCGATGTGAAAATCGCCTTGCGCGAGAGAGGGATGTACCACGACAAGGTCGGAATTATTACCGATGAGGTAGGCGATCAGGTAGTCTTTGCTGGCTCGGCAAACGAAAGCACGCATGCCCTGCTTCCGACACATAATTACGAGTTGATCAATGTCTTTCGGACGTGGGTTCCAGAGCATGCTGAGTTTTATGACCCGCATATCGAGAGCTTTGAGCGACTCTGGAAGGACGAAAGCCAAGGAACCGCGGTCATCGACATGCCGACGGCCGTCCGCGACAAACTCATTTCGGTTGCCCGTTCTCTCGAATACACCCCCGACCCCGAAATCGAAGCAGCAATAGCGGCGCGCGTTCTTTCACGCACCGGGAGCGTCGTTAGCTCAACTTCGGGCAAGCCGCGCGAACCGGCGACGATCAACGGCCAGCCTTTCAAGATGCGCGACCATCAGATCGCTGCCCTCGCTGCTTGGAAGGCCAAGGGTGACTTTCAGGGAACTTTCGACCTCGCCACGGGCGCAGGAAAGACTATTACGGCGATCCACGCCATCGTGAAACTCTCCGAAGCGATTGATGGTCTTGCCTGCGTTATTGCCGCGCCCTATCAAAACCTCGCCGATCAATGGGTCGATATCCTCTCGAACTTCAACATTTACCCTGTGAAATGCTACGTTTCCCGCGCGCAATGGGAAGACAGGCTGCGAAACATGGTCCACGAGCTGACCATGGGGAGCCGCAAGTTTGGGGCTATCGTTGTGGTCAACCGGACGCTCAAAAGCCCTGAATTTCAAGAATGTCTTTCAAAAATCAGTGGCAATCGCCTTCTTTGGATCGGTGACGAGTGTCACCACCATACTTCAAAAGCGTATGAGGGTTTTCTACCGACGCATGCCCGCTACCGGATCGGCCTGTCCGCAACGCCGGAGCACTATCTTGACGAAGAACGCAACGAGCGCCTGAACGAGTTCTACGGCAATATCGTGTCGAGCTATACGCTCAAGCAGGCCATCATGGATAAGGTACTCACACCTTACGTATATTATCCGCACATTGTGGAATTCACCGAGGCTGAAGCTGACGAGTTTGTCGACTTGTCGGAACAAATAGGCCGCATCATGGCGCGGCAGAATGGCAAGGCGAGCGAGATGTCGCCGCAGCTCACAGGGCTGCTAATGAGAAGGGCACGCCTTGTCGGCTCGGCAGCGAACAAGCTACCTACGCTTCAGGCAGTGCTGACGGGCGGGAAACCGACACAACACACACTGTTTTATTGCGGCGATGGAACAGTCGAGTCCGATGAAGAGCAGACTGGGGCAGTAGACAGCGTCAATGAGGGCAGAAGGCAAGTTGAGGCCGTAAGCGCGTTGCTCCACGGGATGTCTTGGGACGTTTCCCGATTCACATCGCGCGAGTCCCGGAAAGACCGTGACAACATTCTAGAGAATTTTAGGCTCGGCATCATTGATGCAATGGTGGCGATCCGTTGCCTCGATGAAGGTATTGATGTCCCAGCCTGTAGCACGGCTTACATTCTTGCAAGCTCGCGCGACCCACGCCAGTTCGTCCAGCGTGACCCAGCCCCGTGA
- a CDS encoding DNA phosphorothioation-associated protein 4 translates to MSSRAPNINRSKIHEDMVQRLAMQKLPGTDRTLFPTIRELLCFAALLGYSENRRLPLDKDKGVEDVSYQQFERGDAEDLIFLIALAETKDAEVLKDGEESRCAEIFEEYANGGLQIIREAMLRGGGEYPDRDILELLKDRGFLNIDDQEPDISGITFEC, encoded by the coding sequence ATGAGCAGTCGCGCCCCGAACATCAATAGAAGCAAAATTCATGAAGACATGGTCCAGCGGCTTGCCATGCAGAAGCTTCCTGGCACCGACCGGACGCTCTTTCCGACAATTCGGGAGCTGCTCTGTTTTGCCGCCCTGCTCGGTTACTCTGAGAACCGCCGCCTACCGCTCGACAAGGACAAGGGTGTCGAAGATGTCTCCTACCAGCAATTCGAGCGTGGCGATGCCGAAGACCTTATCTTCCTGATTGCTCTTGCGGAGACGAAAGACGCCGAAGTGCTTAAGGACGGGGAAGAAAGTCGTTGCGCAGAAATCTTCGAGGAATACGCCAATGGCGGCCTCCAGATCATCCGCGAGGCAATGCTACGCGGAGGCGGCGAGTATCCCGACCGCGATATACTGGAGCTGCTCAAAGACCGGGGATTTTTGAACATTGATGATCAGGAGCCTGATATCTCAGGGATCACCTTCGAATGCTGA
- a CDS encoding phosphoadenosine phosphosulfate reductase family protein yields the protein MTNALEKHVLGISGGKDSAALAVYMRQHRPELDIEYFFTDTGKELPEVYEFLGRLEGFLGKAILRLNPDRDFDFWLKQYNNFLPSPQTRWCTRQLKLRPFELWLKPILEEGNTVYSYVAIRSDEEYREGYSSKNERLKIVLPFKDAGIDKPGVHDILESAGLGLPRYYDWRSRSGCTFCFYQQKIEWVRLKEQHPEAFEEAKSYEKDAVEQGSPFTWSQGESLDELTRPERVKQIKEDYEKRLERVKAKRQTNPLRSVGEDIDIDELFGQSKGCLACHK from the coding sequence GTGACGAACGCATTGGAAAAGCACGTTCTCGGCATTTCAGGAGGCAAAGATAGTGCCGCCTTGGCTGTTTACATGCGTCAGCACCGCCCTGAACTGGATATCGAATATTTTTTTACGGATACTGGCAAGGAGCTTCCCGAGGTTTACGAATTTCTTGGACGTCTCGAAGGATTCCTGGGCAAAGCCATTTTGCGCCTCAATCCGGACAGGGACTTTGATTTTTGGCTCAAGCAGTACAATAACTTCTTGCCGTCGCCTCAAACCCGATGGTGTACCCGGCAGCTTAAGCTCAGGCCCTTTGAGCTCTGGCTGAAGCCAATTCTGGAGGAAGGCAATACCGTCTACAGCTATGTCGCGATACGTTCGGACGAAGAGTATCGGGAAGGCTACAGCTCGAAGAACGAACGGCTCAAGATCGTGTTGCCGTTCAAGGATGCCGGGATCGACAAGCCGGGCGTTCACGACATTCTGGAATCGGCGGGGCTTGGGCTGCCTAGATACTACGACTGGCGCTCGCGGAGCGGCTGCACCTTTTGCTTCTACCAGCAAAAAATTGAGTGGGTACGACTGAAAGAGCAGCACCCTGAGGCATTCGAGGAAGCGAAGTCATACGAAAAGGACGCCGTCGAACAGGGCTCTCCGTTCACCTGGTCGCAGGGGGAGTCACTGGACGAGTTGACGCGGCCAGAGCGGGTAAAGCAGATCAAGGAAGACTACGAGAAGCGACTTGAGCGCGTGAAGGCCAAGCGCCAAACCAATCCATTACGAAGCGTTGGCGAGGACATCGATATCGATGAGCTATTCGGGCAGTCAAAAGGCTGCCTTGCATGCCACAAATAA
- a CDS encoding DGQHR domain-containing protein → MTTKKKNQEIVLPALRGVMGSWVYYSCLMPLDEIAQRVSYADEIHKNKKLSDMIQRSLKNVRSKQIADYIQNQDERFFNSLVVATYGGRPNWSSIDTLSSKGQADFVQKVSEETISSVGFLTLNGEERLFALDGQHRLSGIKKAIKDGLEQDPLDEVSVIFVAHKSDAKGLERTRRLFTTLNKTAKPVSKGDIIALDEDDVIAISVRRLIEETKYFHGDRVAFVASNNLSSKNTKSLTTIGALYDVLEVLFSSANTDLKKSKADLKRARPVDEELQRYFDFAKRYFEGISKQFKPLDDFFRAKDTEAVVLTHRGGHGGHVLFRPIGLKIMTEVVARLTKNMSLNDAMKVCGKLPGNLTEAPYEGLMWNSSSQRISNSSSVTLRELLLYMLGSSTMPEKTLLERYRKETGDENIELPDPVE, encoded by the coding sequence ATGACAACCAAGAAAAAGAACCAAGAGATCGTCCTTCCAGCTCTCCGTGGGGTCATGGGTAGTTGGGTCTACTATTCATGTCTGATGCCACTAGACGAGATTGCGCAGCGCGTCAGTTATGCAGACGAAATTCATAAAAATAAGAAGTTGTCAGATATGATACAGCGAAGTTTAAAAAATGTACGCAGCAAGCAAATAGCTGACTATATTCAGAATCAAGACGAACGATTCTTCAACTCCTTGGTAGTTGCGACGTACGGCGGAAGGCCGAATTGGAGTTCAATTGATACACTTAGTAGCAAAGGCCAAGCTGACTTCGTTCAAAAGGTATCAGAAGAAACGATCAGTTCGGTTGGCTTCCTGACCTTGAATGGTGAGGAGAGGCTCTTCGCACTTGATGGACAACACCGCCTCTCCGGTATCAAGAAGGCTATCAAAGATGGGCTGGAGCAGGACCCACTCGATGAAGTGTCGGTCATATTTGTTGCTCATAAGTCCGATGCAAAAGGACTGGAGAGAACGAGGCGTCTTTTCACGACACTTAATAAGACGGCAAAGCCTGTATCTAAGGGAGACATTATCGCTCTTGACGAAGATGATGTGATAGCCATCAGTGTTAGAAGGCTTATCGAAGAGACTAAATATTTTCATGGAGATCGCGTTGCATTCGTGGCAAGTAATAACTTGTCTTCAAAAAATACAAAAAGCCTTACAACTATCGGTGCATTATATGACGTTTTGGAGGTTCTTTTCTCGTCTGCAAACACCGACCTAAAAAAGTCAAAAGCGGATTTAAAGCGTGCCCGTCCGGTGGATGAAGAACTTCAACGCTATTTCGATTTTGCGAAGCGTTACTTCGAAGGCATCTCAAAGCAGTTCAAGCCTCTCGACGATTTTTTCCGTGCCAAGGATACTGAAGCTGTTGTTCTCACGCATCGTGGAGGCCACGGTGGCCACGTCCTTTTCCGGCCGATTGGGTTAAAGATCATGACGGAAGTTGTTGCCCGCCTCACCAAGAATATGTCGCTTAATGATGCGATGAAGGTCTGCGGGAAGCTTCCTGGCAATCTCACCGAAGCCCCATATGAGGGTTTGATGTGGAATTCATCCAGTCAGCGAATATCAAATAGTAGTTCGGTGACCTTGAGAGAGCTTCTCTTATATATGCTCGGCTCGTCAACAATGCCGGAAAAGACTCTGCTCGAAAGATACAGGAAGGAAACAGGCGATGAAAATATCGAACTACCTGACCCTGTTGAATAG
- a CDS encoding IS3 family transposase (programmed frameshift): MRKSRYSEEQIIGMLREHDAGVSTKEVCRKYGISDATFYKYKAKFGGMTVSDAQRLKSLELENNRLKRLLADAMLDNAALKDLAFKKLLTPDVKRQAVHHMVTRHGLSERRACALAELDRSTFQYQKRSGGDDALRARLRDLAGERRRFGYRRLGILLEREGLYANHKKVYRLYREEGLAVRRRRGRKRSVGTRRPILLPAAANHRWSLDFVSDALIDGRRFRTLCVVDNFTREALAVVVDTSLSGVRVARELDRLIERRGKPRMIVSDNGTELTSHAILRWQKDSGVEWHYIAPGKPTQNAFVESFNGRFRDECLNEHLFSSLGEARDLIEAWRIDYNTERPHTALGGLAPCVYAERTRHPRPGSLELRASAAHRALTNHINPERKANRLY, from the exons ATGCGCAAGAGCCGTTATTCGGAGGAGCAGATCATCGGCATGCTCAGGGAGCACGATGCTGGTGTGAGCACGAAGGAGGTCTGCCGCAAGTACGGCATCTCCGACGCGACGTTTTACAAATACAAGGCGAAGTTCGGCGGCATGACAGTATCCGATGCCCAGCGCCTAAAGTCGCTGGAGCTGGAGAACAACCGGCTGAAGCGGCTTCTGGCCGATGCGATGCTGGACAATGCGGCCCTGAAGGACCTCGCCT TCAAAAAACTTCTGACGCCCGACGTCAAGCGCCAGGCCGTGCACCACATGGTGACCAGGCACGGGCTGAGCGAGCGTCGGGCGTGTGCCCTTGCAGAACTTGATCGCTCCACGTTCCAGTATCAGAAGCGTTCTGGTGGTGATGACGCCTTGCGAGCTCGCTTGCGCGATCTGGCAGGCGAGCGCCGCCGGTTCGGCTATCGTCGGCTTGGCATCCTGCTGGAACGGGAGGGTCTTTATGCGAACCACAAGAAGGTCTACCGGCTCTACCGGGAAGAAGGGCTGGCGGTCCGTCGGCGGCGTGGCCGCAAGCGGTCGGTTGGAACCCGTCGCCCGATACTGTTGCCTGCGGCGGCGAACCATCGCTGGAGCCTCGACTTCGTCTCCGACGCTCTAATCGACGGGCGGCGCTTCCGGACGCTATGCGTGGTCGACAACTTCACGCGAGAGGCCTTAGCCGTCGTGGTCGATACCTCGCTGTCAGGCGTGCGCGTGGCCCGTGAGCTTGATCGTCTGATCGAGCGGCGAGGAAAGCCGCGCATGATCGTCAGCGACAATGGCACCGAACTGACCAGTCACGCGATCCTGCGATGGCAGAAGGACAGCGGTGTGGAGTGGCATTACATCGCACCCGGAAAGCCCACCCAGAACGCGTTCGTGGAAAGCTTCAATGGCCGGTTCAGGGACGAGTGCCTGAACGAACACCTGTTCTCCTCGCTCGGCGAAGCGCGCGACCTGATCGAGGCATGGAGGATCGACTACAACACCGAGAGACCGCACACCGCACTCGGCGGGCTCGCACCTTGTGTCTACGCCGAGCGAACACGTCACCCCCGGCCCGGTTCGCTTGAGCTACGCGCAAGCGCCGCTCACCGGGCCTTGACCAACCACATCAACCCAGAAAGAAAGGCGAACAGACTCTACTAA
- a CDS encoding AAA family ATPase, with product MILDEIRLKDFRCFYGETSISFSEDPEKNVTIIYAENGVGKTTLLNALLWCFYGETTARFEKREDILNYDAKKAGRTVASVEVLFEHNDKNYIAKRFSNINASSGREFVVARIDDGSHIMLDSPDTFINTVIPRDMASHFLFDGEHAEVFLGENNRGSIRSAVRDILGCSLIETAIEDLQAVSNQFRKQIPSTAATKRIEDLSSKLDDLTTQIEAAKTSIAELERKREQTDQQIKDIDTKLRNTSAAKELQSSRDRLNGQLARAQKRQKEYADEVYKWLGENGRFIVSKRIAEETFTFLDEKQHRGRIPSPYNEEFVKDILEAEECICGAKLEPGSRESKKVASLLEKAANQVMRDRVSKVRARLASLKGERAKAPGRLTNAKRRLAEANDEFSTTEAQLAEISEKLKGINFDDIAEREQRRGELREELREIDRKIGSLSTNISVAEREQTKIDHEITELAKQDKQTAIYGRRRNLCEKIKGELEVQLVSEEEQARKVLRSGIRRILQATTRKALNLRMTDDYVISLVNADGTTLPKSSGENQLLGLAFTAALVEFAKLRQNAQDYRLLPGTVAPLVLDFPFGQLDDAYRATTAEFIPKMARQVVLLVSKSQGYEDVLNAVRDHLGAEYLLVRHNKEPQGDRKPESRYFKGKEFRTAIFDAEYDGTEIVEITGP from the coding sequence ATGATTCTTGATGAAATTAGACTGAAAGACTTCAGGTGTTTTTACGGCGAGACGTCTATTAGTTTTTCAGAAGACCCCGAGAAAAACGTCACAATAATTTACGCAGAGAACGGCGTTGGCAAAACAACACTCCTGAACGCCCTGCTTTGGTGCTTCTACGGAGAAACTACAGCGCGGTTTGAAAAACGCGAAGATATTCTCAATTACGACGCCAAGAAGGCGGGGCGCACAGTGGCTTCCGTAGAAGTTTTATTCGAACACAATGACAAGAACTACATCGCAAAACGATTTTCTAATATTAATGCATCCTCAGGCCGAGAATTCGTCGTGGCGCGGATTGATGATGGTAGCCATATTATGCTCGACTCGCCGGACACATTTATCAACACTGTGATCCCACGCGATATGGCATCGCATTTCCTGTTTGATGGCGAGCATGCGGAAGTCTTTCTTGGTGAGAACAATCGTGGTTCGATCAGAAGCGCAGTTCGTGATATTCTCGGCTGCTCACTTATTGAGACAGCTATAGAAGACCTTCAGGCTGTCTCAAATCAGTTCCGAAAGCAGATTCCTTCGACGGCGGCCACTAAGCGGATCGAAGATCTCAGTAGTAAACTTGACGATCTGACCACACAGATCGAGGCAGCTAAGACCAGCATAGCCGAGCTCGAACGCAAGCGCGAGCAGACTGATCAACAGATCAAAGACATTGATACAAAGCTTCGAAACACAAGCGCTGCTAAAGAGCTACAATCAAGCCGTGACCGCTTGAACGGCCAACTAGCCCGCGCACAGAAGCGCCAGAAAGAATATGCCGACGAAGTATATAAATGGCTAGGCGAGAATGGTCGCTTCATCGTCTCCAAGAGGATCGCCGAGGAAACGTTCACTTTCCTAGATGAAAAGCAGCACCGTGGCCGGATACCCTCACCTTACAACGAGGAGTTCGTCAAAGACATTCTAGAAGCTGAAGAGTGTATTTGCGGTGCAAAGCTGGAGCCGGGAAGTCGCGAGAGCAAGAAGGTAGCAAGCCTTCTTGAGAAAGCGGCGAACCAGGTCATGCGTGACCGTGTGTCCAAGGTACGGGCACGACTTGCAAGCTTGAAAGGGGAACGCGCCAAAGCGCCGGGACGCCTGACAAACGCCAAGCGCCGTCTCGCAGAAGCCAATGACGAGTTCTCAACGACCGAAGCGCAGCTCGCGGAGATAAGTGAAAAGCTCAAGGGTATAAATTTCGACGACATTGCCGAACGCGAACAGAGACGCGGCGAGCTGCGGGAAGAGCTGCGGGAAATTGATCGTAAGATCGGGTCCCTCAGCACCAACATTAGCGTGGCGGAACGCGAGCAAACAAAGATCGACCACGAGATCACCGAGCTCGCCAAGCAAGACAAGCAAACCGCCATCTACGGACGGCGTCGAAATCTCTGCGAGAAGATCAAGGGGGAGCTTGAAGTCCAGCTTGTCAGCGAAGAAGAGCAGGCCCGCAAAGTGCTGCGCTCGGGCATCCGTCGCATTCTTCAAGCCACGACGCGCAAGGCCTTGAATCTGCGCATGACGGACGACTATGTCATCAGCCTCGTGAACGCGGATGGTACAACCCTTCCAAAATCGAGCGGTGAAAACCAGCTGCTCGGCCTCGCCTTCACGGCCGCGCTGGTTGAGTTCGCAAAGCTACGCCAGAACGCCCAGGACTACCGACTGTTGCCTGGAACTGTCGCGCCACTTGTGCTCGACTTTCCCTTTGGCCAACTCGACGACGCCTACCGCGCGACCACTGCCGAATTCATCCCGAAGATGGCTCGACAGGTCGTACTACTCGTCTCGAAATCACAAGGGTACGAAGATGTACTGAATGCGGTCAGGGATCATCTTGGTGCAGAGTATCTGCTCGTCCGCCACAACAAGGAGCCGCAAGGCGACCGCAAGCCAGAAAGCCGGTATTTCAAGGGCAAGGAATTCAGGACCGCCATATTCGATGCAGAGTATGACGGGACCGAGATTGTGGAGATTACAGGCCCATGA